Below is a window of Candidatus Sulfotelmatobacter sp. DNA.
AGCCGATCGCCGAGATCAGCGGTACAGAGTCTTCACCTGCCCCCATGAGCGGGGCACGGTCCCTACCGGCGGCACGCAGATCAACTGCCCGGTGAGGGTGAATGGTCCGCTGGCGTTGGTGCCGTAGTTGTCGAGGATCAGGTAGTACAGGCCGGCGGCAGTGAACTTGTAGTTCAAAGTCTCGGCCTGGCCGGTCAGCGAGGCGTCCTTGCCGGCCACACACGAAGTGGTCGGTGACGAGCAGTCGGTGATGATGTAGATCGACCCGTCTGCGGTCGAGGTGTAGCTCACGGCCAGCGAGTCACCCGGCCCCACGTTCAGCAGGTAGGCAACGTCCTTGCCGAGCGCCGTGTACCCGGTGCAACCGCCGGTGCCCGACGCCAGCGGCGTGTAGTCGTTGGTCGCGTAATCGGTGGTTCCCGAGATGTTGATGTCGCCGCAATTGAGCAGGATCGCACCGGCGCACTGATCGTTGGCCGGCGGAGGCTGCGGGGCCGCGCAGTTGATGAAGCCCTGGTAGCCGCCGCTCGCCGTTGCGCTGTAGGCGGCGAAGCCGACGTAGTAGGTGCCGGTGTAGGTCGCGGTGAAGGTCAGCAGCGAGTACAGCCCGGGACCCGAGTCATCGTCGCTCGCGAGCACCGCGCCGCTGGCATCGAACAGCCGGATGCGCGTGTCGCCGACCTGACCCGTGGCGCCGTCGGCGTCGGTGCCCACCGTGATGATGGTGCCGGCGGTGGCGGTGAAGTAGACATAGTCGGTGTCGGCGGGAGCTCCGATGGACGCGGGGCGCAGGGTATTGCCGCAGTCGAGCAGCTGCGCCGTGGCGAGGCTGTTGTTCGGCTCGGCCTCGGGCACGTCGGCCAGTATGTGCGCGCCGGAGCGAAGCGGGTTCCAGTACTTCTCGGTGGCCTCGATGGCCTTGGTGTCGGCCGCGAATGCCGGGGCCGAGAGCGCGAGCAACATCGAGACGGTGAGCAGGGCGCGATGAGGTGCATGCATGCGGTGCCTCCTTAAGGGGTGTCGGAACCCGAATGCAACGGCCCGGCCGGATGTGGTGGCGCCCCGTGGTGAGGCGGCGCGTTTCCGGCCTCGTCGCAGTCTTAGCACCGAGCCGCGCGAGCTCAAAGGAATGACTGCGTGCGCCCGCTCAAATTGAAGAGAAAATGGGCGCCGGATGAAACTTTGTTTAGTAGTCCGAAGCAGTGTTTGACGCGGCGGAAGCCGCAGTCGGGCTACTTCTTGGCGGGAAGCGGCGTGAGCTGGATCGTGAAGTCCTGCGTCGCGACGCCGCCCTTCGAGTCGGTGGCGCTAAGGCTCACCGGGAAGCCCCCCTGGCGATCCTCACCCGTCGGCAGCGTCCACGTCGTGGTGCCGTCCGGGTCCACGTTCATGCCGGTCGGCCCGCTTACCAGCGCATACCGGAGCGGATCTCCGTCGGGATCGTTGGCGACCGCGTGATATTGGAACACCAGGTCGCGTTGCGTCGGCGCGATCGGCTGCGAGGTGAAGACCGGCGGCCGATTGTTGACCGAAAATGGCTGCGTGCGCACCGCGGCCGAGGCGCTCACGTCGTCGTGTGCGACCACCTCGGCGGCAACCTGATCGCCGCGCGAGACGCGGCTCAGCGACAGGCTCGAGCCGGTCGCGCTCTCGATCGGCACGTTGTTCTTGAACCACCGATAGGTGTAAGTGAGCAAGTCGCGATCGGGGTCCACGCTCTCGACGTTGACCTTGAGCTCGGCCGCTCCGGTCTCCGTGGATGGGACCAGCGTCGCGCTGGTGATCTTGGGCGGCGTATTCACCACCGTCACGCTGGCCGACAGGTTCCGCGCCGGGGCGTTTCCAGACCCCGGGGCGCTCACCGTCACCGTGATCTCGTCGTTCTTGGAGAAGAAGGTCGGGTCGAGCCCGTCGGTCGAGGCGTCGTAGATCAGGTTGCCGTTGCGCCGCCACTCGAATCGACATCCCGCCGGCTCGAGGCGACGATCCGCGAACACCACCGCAATCCGGTTCGCGGTCGTGGCCGGGTCGGGCGCCAGGCTGAGGCCGGCATCGTGGCGCGCCGCCACGTGGCTCTTCGGCTGGCTCGAGCAGCCGGCGAGAAGAAGCACGCCGATCAGCCCCGGCCATCGTGGCCGGGGCCGAATCGGAAGCGAACCCTTCGCCCCGTGGTTCGAGCTGCCGTCAGCGGGGCCGGTCATCTCTCGCGATGCTGACGAACTGCGATCCATCGCCGCCCTGATTCGAGCTGTCCTCGCTCTCAGGACGCAGCACGACCATGTTGATCGTCACCGAATCGCCGCGACGCGTTCCCGACAGGAACACGTGGCGATCGCTGACCACCGAGCCCTGCATCACCTGGCCCTTGCCGATCTCGTAGAACTGCGCGTCGGGAGCGAGCCAGTACGTCTCTCCGTCCATGGTCATTTCCTGGTCGAGCACTCCGGTGAACGTGCCCGACACCATGAAGGGCTGGGTCTGGCGAGCCGCCTCCGCCCGCGCTCGATGCGTGCGGGCGTCGGCGCTCTGGCTTGCCCCGGGGAGCACCACCGGCAGCAGGACCAGTGCAGCGATCAGCGAGATGCGAGTGTGGGTGCGCATGGCTACTCCTTTCAATTCCACCTCTGGCGCCACGAGTGCACGACCAGCTTCTTCACTCCGGCGCTGATGTCTTCGGTCATCAACACGGCATTGGACGACTGCAGGATCACCTGCTCGCTCAGCAAGTCGACCGACGGGTCGGCGAGGATGCCGTCGCCCATCGACTGAGAGCGGCCGGTGGTCACGTTGTTGGCCGTACCGTTGTTGTGATCCGGCGCCGAGCCGTCCTTGTAGTCCAGGCTGTAGAGCCACGACTGTCCACCACCGGTGCAGGCCGTGGAGTTCGGGCGGAACGAGGGCACGTACAGGGTGCCGGCGACCAGCGCCGCCGTGTGGGTCACGCGTTCGCCCGTGTCGTTGGTCATGTTGAGGAACCAGCCGCGCGTGGTATTGGCGAACGAGTGGATCGTCGTGCTCTGGTCCACCAGGTCCGTCAGCGCGACGGTATTGCCCGAGTCGTCATCCACGACGCCGTAGATCGACTGTTGTGCGGTGCTGGCCGGGTCGCTCATCGTGAGGTACTTGCCGGTTCCGAAGAACACCATCACCCGATTCATGTTGTCGAGCGTCAGGATCGGGGGAGCCTGGATCGGCTGTCCGACGTTGATGAGCTTCGTCACGGTCCACGGGTTCGCGGTCAGATCCACGCGCCAGATGTTGCCGGCGAGGTCGCCCAGATACATCAGGTCGTCGTAGCCGTCGAAGTCCTTGTCGATGACGGTCGCCTTGGTGGTCTTGTTGCCGGCCACCGGCGAGCCGAGCGCGATGGTGTTCAAGGTCGAGCCGTCGGCCGGGTTGAGGACGATCAGGTTGGTCTGAGCGGTCGTGGTGTCGTAGCCGGTGCCCACGCACAGCATGTAGGAGTCGCTATGCTTGTCGCGCACCAGCGATGGGCTGTTCCACGAACCCTTGAGCGCCGCGATGTTGATATCCCACATGACGCTGACCGTGTCGGGAGCCGGGCTGGTGACATCGAGAGCGAACAGCGTGCTGCCGCCCTGCGCCTCGCCACCGATCAGCATCGTCTTCCACGCGCCGCCGACGTAGATGTCATAGACGGCCGGCGTCATGTTGAGGAAGTACTCGTGGCAGTAGGACGGATCCATGAGATCCGCCAGCTTGGGCAGCAGATTCTTGGGCACGTAGGCCCACGATTCGGCGCCCGTGGCGGCGTCGACGCAGTGGAGCATGCCGTCGTTCGCGGCGACGTACACCTTTTCCGACCGGTTGAACTTGGCGGCGCGGAACGCCGGATAGTTCAGGAAGCTGTTGAACGAGTTGGGTCGTCCCACCGATACCGGCGCGGCGTCCACGATATCGCCCAGCTTCCAGCCGGAGCGATCGCGGGTGCCGGTGAACTGCATGCCCTGCGTGTAGCGGATGATCTTGTTGCAGGTCGCGGTATCCGGGGCGCCCATCAGCGTCCTCAGCGTCGCCGAGTTGGCGGTACTGAAGGCGTAGGTGTTGGTGCCGGTGCTCGAGGTCAGAAGGGTGCGGGTGCTCGGATCGCGCGCCGCCAGCTGAGCGCCGGCATCCCACAGCGAAGCGTCGCCCGCGTGGTAGGGCAGGTTGAAGGACTCGAGATAACCCTTCCAGGTCTGGGACTCGTAACGCGCGCGATAGAGGCGGTTGTTGGTGCGGTCCTCGGAGGCCACCACCGACACCGCCGCGCCAGCCGAGACGCGCGCCGCGATCACGCTGAAGTCGTGCAGCAGAGCGGACTGCAGGCTCGCGCCGTCGGTCACGCTGTAGTACTCGCCACCGCCCAGGTCCGCCGTGGTCTGGAGCAGCGAGCCATCGTCGACGTTGAAGCCGACCGTGAACACCGCGACGTTCTGGATGCCGTCGAGATCGGCGCGCATGTCGTTCCGGTAGAGATACTTGGCCACGTCATCCAGGTAGTAGCCGTTGTGATTGGCGTCGGTGATGTAGGGCGGCATGCTGGTGTCGTGGGTCGGCAGGCCGTCCGTCACGATGATCAGGAAGTTCTTCTGGCAGGCCGACTGGATGGTCGGATTCGCGCCCGCGGTCTTGTAGTAGTTGAGCGCGGTGACCGAAGCCTCGGCGAGCGGCGTCCAGGCGTTCGCGTCGATGGCGCTCTCCGAAGTCTGAATGGTGCTGACCGCGGTGCCCAGCGGGCAAAGAATCGTACCGCCGTTGTCCCCGTTGAAGATCTCGAGCCCGAACCGGCAGCCGGTGACGGCCGACAGCACCGCGTTGACGGTCGCCTTCGAGGACTGGATGCGGGTCACGGTCGGGATCGCCGATCGCTGGGCGGCGGTGGCGTTGTAGAAGATCCAGTTGAGGTAATTGCCGTGATACACGCCCGCCTCGCCCTGATCGCTGGTGACCAGGAAGGCCGTAGGCGTGGTCGCCCAGTGGGAATTGAAGCTCCTGGGCGAGTACGTGCCGGAGCTCGAGATGTTGTAGTCGGTCCCGTTCGAGAAGTTGCCCGAGTAGTGAGTGTTCGGATTGTAGGCGCTCGACTGCAGCGCCTCGTTCATGCTGCCGGAGTTGTCCTGCAGAATGAGCACGTTCGCGTCGGAACCGGCCGTGCCGATCGCCAGCGGCACCTGACAGGTCGCAGCGCCCGCCAGATTCGCGGAGCCCATGACCAGGGCCGCCGCGAAGGCAACGGAAAGCACTAGAGTGGAACGCCGCATGTTCAGTATCCCTCCCGGTAAAGGCGCGTCGCGCCCAGCTGAATGGCCGATTGCGACCCCTGCGCGCTGGCGCCCGTCGCGGAGACGGCGTATTCGAAGTCCTTGTACTCGATGCTCCATCCTGGGCGGGGCCGTTTCCGAATGAATTGCACATCGTATTTGTAGCTGTGGTCGTTGCTGAGCGCCGTGTAGCCCGCCGCGACGAACACATTGCTGTTCGCGTCGACGACGGGTGGCGGGGCGGACTGCTGGAGAATCCAATTGGCTCCGGCCTCGGTCGCGGCGTCGGCCGAATAGAACGAACGGCTGCCGGAATAATCGAAGAGCGCGGTCTTCTTCTCGGAGACGACGACGGCGACCACGACCATGGCCAGCACGGCGAGCACCGCCAGAACGCCGAGCGCCATGACCATGACGGATCCCCGTTCATGTTCGTGATGTCGATCCATACCGCCCCTCCTGCGACCGTCGTCGAGAGCCATGGCCTACATGTTCCTCAGACCGATTCGAGTGGTGAGCGTAAGCGGATGCGAATCCTTGTCCTCACAGGTGATCGTCACGCCGATCGAATGGACCAGTGCGCAATTGGCCGCGCTCAGTGGATACGGCCCGAGCAGGTTGTTCGAGCTGTCGTAGTACGAGAACGACATGGCGGTGACGTGGTCCATCACGACCGCGGCGCCGGCCCCCGGATTTCGCGTGATGGCCTTCTGCCCGGCGTCGTAGGCATAGGTGACGTCTTCCGACGGCTCGGCGGTCTGAATCACGCCGTCGCCGTTCAGGTCGGCCTGGATGCGCACCGACAGGCTGTCGGCGCTCTGGATGCCCGTGATCCCGACCGGCGGCATGCTCGGGTCGGCGCCGGCCTGGCGCAGCTCGTTGCCCATCAGATCGAGAGTCTGCCGCGAGTCGGCCTGGACCGCGGCCCTTCGCGCGGTTCTCGACTGCAGGTGGCTCGACGAGGTGAGGATCCCGGACAGGATCACCATCACCAGCCC
It encodes the following:
- a CDS encoding PilC/PilY family type IV pilus protein, with product MRRSTLVLSVAFAAALVMGSANLAGAATCQVPLAIGTAGSDANVLILQDNSGSMNEALQSSAYNPNTHYSGNFSNGTDYNISSSGTYSPRSFNSHWATTPTAFLVTSDQGEAGVYHGNYLNWIFYNATAAQRSAIPTVTRIQSSKATVNAVLSAVTGCRFGLEIFNGDNGGTILCPLGTAVSTIQTSESAIDANAWTPLAEASVTALNYYKTAGANPTIQSACQKNFLIIVTDGLPTHDTSMPPYITDANHNGYYLDDVAKYLYRNDMRADLDGIQNVAVFTVGFNVDDGSLLQTTADLGGGEYYSVTDGASLQSALLHDFSVIAARVSAGAAVSVVASEDRTNNRLYRARYESQTWKGYLESFNLPYHAGDASLWDAGAQLAARDPSTRTLLTSSTGTNTYAFSTANSATLRTLMGAPDTATCNKIIRYTQGMQFTGTRDRSGWKLGDIVDAAPVSVGRPNSFNSFLNYPAFRAAKFNRSEKVYVAANDGMLHCVDAATGAESWAYVPKNLLPKLADLMDPSYCHEYFLNMTPAVYDIYVGGAWKTMLIGGEAQGGSTLFALDVTSPAPDTVSVMWDINIAALKGSWNSPSLVRDKHSDSYMLCVGTGYDTTTAQTNLIVLNPADGSTLNTIALGSPVAGNKTTKATVIDKDFDGYDDLMYLGDLAGNIWRVDLTANPWTVTKLINVGQPIQAPPILTLDNMNRVMVFFGTGKYLTMSDPASTAQQSIYGVVDDDSGNTVALTDLVDQSTTIHSFANTTRGWFLNMTNDTGERVTHTAALVAGTLYVPSFRPNSTACTGGGQSWLYSLDYKDGSAPDHNNGTANNVTTGRSQSMGDGILADPSVDLLSEQVILQSSNAVLMTEDISAGVKKLVVHSWRQRWN
- a CDS encoding prepilin-type N-terminal cleavage/methylation domain-containing protein, with the protein product MNHDDRSIRPTDRSQSGLTLIELMVTVGVIGLVMVILSGILTSSSHLQSRTARRAAVQADSRQTLDLMGNELRQAGADPSMPPVGITGIQSADSLSVRIQADLNGDGVIQTAEPSEDVTYAYDAGQKAITRNPGAGAAVVMDHVTAMSFSYYDSSNNLLGPYPLSAANCALVHSIGVTITCEDKDSHPLTLTTRIGLRNM
- a CDS encoding PPC domain-containing protein, which gives rise to MHAPHRALLTVSMLLALSAPAFAADTKAIEATEKYWNPLRSGAHILADVPEAEPNNSLATAQLLDCGNTLRPASIGAPADTDYVYFTATAGTIITVGTDADGATGQVGDTRIRLFDASGAVLASDDDSGPGLYSLLTFTATYTGTYYVGFAAYSATASGGYQGFINCAAPQPPPANDQCAGAILLNCGDINISGTTDYATNDYTPLASGTGGCTGYTALGKDVAYLLNVGPGDSLAVSYTSTADGSIYIITDCSSPTTSCVAGKDASLTGQAETLNYKFTAAGLYYLILDNYGTNASGPFTLTGQLICVPPVGTVPRSWGQVKTLYR
- a CDS encoding putative Ig domain-containing protein, encoding MLLLAGCSSQPKSHVAARHDAGLSLAPDPATTANRIAVVFADRRLEPAGCRFEWRRNGNLIYDASTDGLDPTFFSKNDEITVTVSAPGSGNAPARNLSASVTVVNTPPKITSATLVPSTETGAAELKVNVESVDPDRDLLTYTYRWFKNNVPIESATGSSLSLSRVSRGDQVAAEVVAHDDVSASAAVRTQPFSVNNRPPVFTSQPIAPTQRDLVFQYHAVANDPDGDPLRYALVSGPTGMNVDPDGTTTWTLPTGEDRQGGFPVSLSATDSKGGVATQDFTIQLTPLPAKK